One window from the genome of Pyrus communis chromosome 16, drPyrComm1.1, whole genome shotgun sequence encodes:
- the LOC137721069 gene encoding uncharacterized protein, with amino-acid sequence MASFISKFSDEINKCKDFVDRSAVKTLRFEEDMTTTHQILGPLFRDTVPSSVTNLLKEQCLTPLLQGFDWSKWTLARPQGAWPSTTAAWAAWVDRMSTFFSKEWKALGIYDAIILSTMEVAMDKELLMAALSLWCSATNTMILPFGPLGPTILDVSAILGTSPTGLPIDAALSGYPSPLDLKALFDERAVETLSRDDREPSREEVQKLHKNFFNYNTLILHFAGRGEEGLRKGEHEAFLFYWYNKFICCTRSNKCLVENMPVAQALANGRLLALSPAILANLYRCLAEATIGKIDPHQNGPLWVFQLWLQVYFSTLRPEVPAFQRTAALGLQLASRPAPPHRAAEVFKHFLSLDVLSDDEFLVCRRQEYPSSLRLPTAAWAESEDAGIRQRWGSFVLARDLPLGCDARRASWEVYHPHFLARQLGYLQGCPVPLLASRSLLSRGRLTGSSERECKTSDQEFQEKCKKFRLRPTVPESFGTDTFGDWWEEYTGDFFGAPAEDLVKKIFGDRPRSASSTHPKESAQGGRGSKAVEVVAAVPKAKKLVPKKAILVTKRSVPSKRPHREAEPAEETPRPSKRVKKLAKKGDREIHVVPSDTTGTPAPAGSPSVPAAAASPTSNPPTVSPADPDAAPALASEMSRARVTKSRCNAAVDQSTLLSILLL; translated from the exons ATGGCCTCCTTCATTTCAAAGTTCTCTGATGAGATCAACAAGTGCAAAGATTTCGTCGACCGGAGCGCCGTCAAGACGCTACGATTTGAAGAAGACATGACCACGACCCACCAAATTCTGGGTCCCCTTTTCAGAGACACAGTGCCGTCGTCTGTCACTAACCTGCTCAAGGAACAGTGCCTAACACCCCTGCTGCAGGGGTTCGACTGGTCGAAATGGACTCTGGCGCGGCCTCAGGGAGCCTGGCCGTCGACTACTGCGGCTTGGGCTGCCTGGGTCGACCGGATGAGCACATTCTTCTCCAAGGAATGGAAGGCTTTGGGTATTTATGATGCCATCATCCTGTCGACCATGGAGGTcgccatggataaggagctgcttatggcggccctgagtctatggtgttcggccaccaacaccatgatcctGCCTTTCGGCCCACTCGGCCCCACCATCCTTGACGTctcggccatccttgggacttccccgaccggccttcctattgacgctgccctttccggatacccttctcctctcgacctgaaggcactATTCGACGAAAGGGCCGTCGAGACGCTAAGCCGGGACGACCGGGagccctcaagggaagaagttcagaagctgcACAAGAATTTCTTCAACTATAACACGCTCATTCTTCActtcgccggccgaggcgaagaaggtcttaggaagggagagcacgaggccttcctcttctactggtacaacaaattcatctgttgtaccaggtcaaataaatgcctggtggagaatatgccggtggcccaggcactgGCTAATGGTCGCTTGCTGGCGCTCAGTCCAGCCATCCTTGCCAACCTCTACCGCTGCCTGGCCGAGGCGACCATTGGCAAGATcgacccgcaccagaacggacccctctgggtgttccaactctggttgcaggtcTACTTCTCCACCCTTCGACCGGAGGTTCCTGCCTTCCAGCGAACGGCCGCCCTCGGCCTTCAACTGGCCTCTCGACCAGCGCCACCTCACCGGGCAGCCGAGGTTTTCAAACACTTCCTCAGCCTCGACGTCCTCTCGGATGACGAGTTCTTGGTGTGtcggcgccaggagtacccaTCCTCGCTTAGACTCCCTACGGCAGCATGGGCCGAATCTGAGGATGCGGGCATCCGCCAGCGCTGGGGGTCGTTTGTCTTGGCTCGCGACCTTCCTCTTGGTTGCGATGCTCGCCGAGCCAGCTGGGAGGTTTATCACCCTCATTTTctcgcccggcagctcggctatcTTCAAGGCTGTCCAGTCCCCCTGCTCGCCTCTCGGTCGCTCCTAAGTCGGGGACGTCTTACTGGTTCCTCTGAAAGGGAATGCAAGACGTCAGACCAGGAGTTCCAGGAGAAGTGCAAGAAATTTCGGCTTCGGCCGACGGTTCCTGAGTCTTTCGGAACTGACACCTTCGGGGATTGGTGGGAGGAATATACCGGAGACTTCTTCGGCGCCCCGGCCGAAGATCTGGTAAAGAAAATCTTCGGCGATCGGCCCAGATCAGCATCCTCGACTCACCCTAAGGAGTCGGCCCAAG GGGGTCGTGGGTCGAAGGCGGTCGAAGTAGTCGCTGCGGTGCCAAAGGCGAAGAAGCTAGTGCCCAAGAAGGCAATTCTTGTCACCAAGCGATCGGTGCCTTCCAAGCGCCCCCACCGAGAGGCCGAGCCTGCGGAGGAGACCCCTCGCCCTTCTAAAcgtgtcaagaaattggcgaagaagggcgaccgggaaattcatgtcgtTCCCAGTGATACTACTGGGACGCCTGCTCCCGCCGGCTCTCCATCTGTGCCGGCAGCCGCGGCCTCCCCAACCTCGAATCCTCCAACCGTTTCCCCGGCAGATCCAGACGCCGCACCCGCTCTAGCTTCGGA gatgtcgagagcgagagtgacgaagtcccgctgcaacgccgccgtcgaccagtcaactctcctGTCCATCCTCCTCCTGTAG